A single window of Narcine bancroftii isolate sNarBan1 chromosome 13, sNarBan1.hap1, whole genome shotgun sequence DNA harbors:
- the LOC138748356 gene encoding chondroadherin-like protein isoform X1, whose product MEAPACWTLMAVLAALVAGSTACPHYCICDNIQGTVTCMKQQLTEIPTTIPEATKHLDIRGNNIDRVTTGAFLPIPYLTHLNLQKCNINHLHEGAFRGLGRLRSLNLGFNNIEFIYQETFDGLYSLQQLIIDNNKIEEIKPGAFAQLGSLNVLNLEGNFLVYLPPLLFQGLQQIKYMRLSKNMINNIADEAFAGLWTLKRLSLDSNELQYLPTEALSRLTAVAKLDLSQNPMTYLGEEVFRMRSLKHLMMNDMSLQDVLLTAFLHSPKLSVVEFRNNQLQVIQPLEGVESLRTINLTGNPIQCNCFMRPFREWMANRTKLKAEVLCHGPGRYEGERLDSLRPVDLRCDSRPLDKEEEELSLVNKPATNNQKGRPCPDHCDCQHDLQHSSCEGKGLRKIPKGFPPDSHLLDMRFNDLRFIPRGSFSGMKQLVSLHLQNCNIHHLNTGAFRGLRNLIYLYLSSNEINSLQPEIFEGLPELTYLYLDHNRLTSIPKGAFRLLPNLFALHLEYNTIPQLTDDNMEGAEKLRRLHLTGNNLTYVSPTALRPSGQLQKLFLDENKLTEVPTVALMGMSALDELKLSRNPIKQIESGAFLPVKGLLQHLWLNNLGLEKISDGAFDGVDEQMQSLYLENNQLSYIPSLENFRNLHTIDLSNNPWDCDCPLLPLRRWLKSSNLKVRAVCSLPRNVTGVSVKDAPFKNCKGNLPKKNQASTKKRKASRTGVVRKTVNRKKLKGSRVGME is encoded by the exons ATGGAGGCTCCTGCCTGCTGGACTCTGATGGCTGTGCTCGCTGCTCTTGTAGCTGGGTCGACAGCCTGCCCACACTACTGCATCTGTGACAACATCCAGGGCACGGTGACCTGCATGAAGCAACAGCTGACGGAAATCCCCACCACCATCCCGGAG GCAACCAAGCACCTTGACATCAGAGGGAACAACATTGATCGGGTTACAACAGGAgcattccttcctattccctACCTGACTCACTTAAACCTGCAGAAATGCAACATCAACCATCTCCATGAAGGTGCCTTCCGCGGCCTTGGCCGGCTGCGCTCTCTCAATCTGGGGTTCAATAACATAGAGTTCATCTACCAGGAGACCTTTGATGGACTTTACTCTCTCCAACAACTCATCATAGACAACAACAAGATCGAGGAGATCAAACCTGGGGCTTTTGCCCAACTGGGATCCCTAAACGTCTTGAACTTGGAAGGAAACTTCCTGGTCTACTTGCCTCCCTTGCTTTTTCAGGGCCTTCAGCAAATTAAATACATGCGCTTGTCCAAAAATATGATCAACAATATTGCAGATGAGGCCTTTGCTGGACTGTGGACCTTAAAGAGACTGAGCCTTGATAGCAATGAGCTCCAATATTTGCCAACTGAAGCATTATCCAGGCTCACTGCTGTGGCCAAGTTGGATCTCAGCCAGAATCCAATGACCTACCTTGGTGAAGAAGTATTTCGGATGCGTTCACTGAAGCATCTCATGATGAATGATATGTCCCTTCAGGATGTGTTGCTCACTGCATTTCTCCACAGCCCAAAGTTGTCCGTGGTTGAATTTCGTAACAACCAACTGCAGGTTATTCAGCCCCTGGAAGGGGTCGAGTCCTTGAGGACAATCAACCTGACGGGCAATCCAATCCAGTGCAACTGTTTCATGCGACCTTTCAGAGAGTGGATGGCCAACCGTACCAAGCTAAAAGCTGAGGTGCTGTGCCATGGCCCAGGTCGGTATGAAGGAGAGAGGTTGGATTCTCTGAGGCCTGTTGACCTGAGGTGTGACAGCAGACCCCTGgacaaggaggaggaggagttgaGCCTGGTGAACAAACCCGCCACAAATAATCAAAAGGGCCGTCCATGCCCAGACCACTGCGACTGCCAGCATGACCTGCAACATTCCAGCTGTGAGGGGAAGGGACTGCGCAAGATCCCAAAGGGCTTTCCCCCTGACTCTCACCTGCTGGACATGCGCTTCAACGATTTGCGCTTCATCCCCAGGGGCTCATTCTCAGGCATGAAGCAGCTGGTCTCTCTCCACTTGCAGAACTGCAACATTCACCACCTGAACACTGGTGCCTTCCGCGGTTTGAGGAACCTCATCTACCTGTACCTGTCCTCCAACGAGATCAACAGTCTCCAGCCAGAGATCTTTGAGGGGCTTCCTGAGCTGACCTATCTCTACCTGGACCACAACAGGTTGACATCAATACCTAAGGGTGCATTCAGGCTTCTGCCCAACCTATTTGCTCTCCATCTGGAGTACAATACCATCCCGCAATTGACAGACGATAACATGGAAGGTGCCGAGAAGCTCCGAAGGCTTCACCTGACTGGCAATAACCTCACCTATGTCTCCCCGACAGCTCTCCGCCCTTCAGGTCAGCTCCAGAAGCTGTTCCTGGACGAGAACAAACTGACCGAAGTTCCCACCGTTGCCCTGATGGGGATGTCCGCTTTGGATGAACTGAAACTCTCCAGAAATCCCATCAAACAGATTGAAAGTGGTGCTTTCCTTCCAGTGAAGGGGCTTCTCCAACATCTGTGGCTGAACAACCTGGGCTTGGAAAAG ATCTCGGATGGTGCCTTTGATGGAGTAGATGAGCAGATGCAGAGCCTCTACCTGGAGAATAACCAGCTGAGCTACATCCCCAGCCTGGAAAACTTCAGAAACCTGCACACCATTGACCTGTCCAACAATCCTTGGGATTGTGACTGcccactcctcccccttcgcaG GTGGCTCAAGAGTTCCAATCTGAAGGTCCGAGCTGTTTGTAGCCTCCCGAGAAATGTTACAGGGGTGAGTGTGAAAGATGCCCCCTTTAAGAATTGCAAAGGTAACCTTCCCAAGAAGAACCAGGCCTCCACGAAGAAGAGGAAAGCATCTCGGACAGGAGTCGTGCGTAAAACAGTCAACAGGAAGAAGCTGAAGGGCAGCCGAGTGGGGATGGAGTGA
- the LOC138748356 gene encoding chondroadherin-like protein isoform X2: protein MEAPACWTLMAVLAALVAGSTACPHYCICDNIQGTVTCMKQQLTEIPTTIPEATKHLDIRGNNIDRVTTGAFLPIPYLTHLNLQKCNINHLHEGAFRGLGRLRSLNLGFNNIEFIYQETFDGLYSLQQLIIDNNKIEEIKPGAFAQLGSLNVLNLEGNFLVYLPPLLFQGLQQIKYMRLSKNMINNIADEAFAGLWTLKRLSLDSNELQYLPTEALSRLTAVAKLDLSQNPMTYLGEEVFRMRSLKHLMMNDMSLQDVLLTAFLHSPKLSVVEFRNNQLQVIQPLEGVESLRTINLTGNPIQCNCFMRPFREWMANRTKLKAEVLCHGPGRYEGERLDSLRPVDLRCDSRPLDKEEEELSLVNKPATNNQKGRPCPDHCDCQHDLQHSSCEGKGLRKIPKGFPPDSHLLDMRFNDLRFIPRGSFSGMKQLVSLHLQNCNIHHLNTGAFRGLRNLIYLYLSSNEINSLQPEIFEGLPELTYLYLDHNRLTSIPKGAFRLLPNLFALHLEYNTIPQLTDDNMEGAEKLRRLHLTGNNLTYVSPTALRPSGQLQKLFLDENKLTEVPTVALMGMSALDELKLSRNPIKQIESGAFLPVKGLLQHLWLNNLGLEKISDGAFDGVDEQMQSLYLENNQLSYIPSLENFRNLHTIDLSNNPWDCDCPLLPLRRWLKSSNLKVRAVCSLPRNVTGPKRFQAPLILDGNHPSCWVL, encoded by the exons ATGGAGGCTCCTGCCTGCTGGACTCTGATGGCTGTGCTCGCTGCTCTTGTAGCTGGGTCGACAGCCTGCCCACACTACTGCATCTGTGACAACATCCAGGGCACGGTGACCTGCATGAAGCAACAGCTGACGGAAATCCCCACCACCATCCCGGAG GCAACCAAGCACCTTGACATCAGAGGGAACAACATTGATCGGGTTACAACAGGAgcattccttcctattccctACCTGACTCACTTAAACCTGCAGAAATGCAACATCAACCATCTCCATGAAGGTGCCTTCCGCGGCCTTGGCCGGCTGCGCTCTCTCAATCTGGGGTTCAATAACATAGAGTTCATCTACCAGGAGACCTTTGATGGACTTTACTCTCTCCAACAACTCATCATAGACAACAACAAGATCGAGGAGATCAAACCTGGGGCTTTTGCCCAACTGGGATCCCTAAACGTCTTGAACTTGGAAGGAAACTTCCTGGTCTACTTGCCTCCCTTGCTTTTTCAGGGCCTTCAGCAAATTAAATACATGCGCTTGTCCAAAAATATGATCAACAATATTGCAGATGAGGCCTTTGCTGGACTGTGGACCTTAAAGAGACTGAGCCTTGATAGCAATGAGCTCCAATATTTGCCAACTGAAGCATTATCCAGGCTCACTGCTGTGGCCAAGTTGGATCTCAGCCAGAATCCAATGACCTACCTTGGTGAAGAAGTATTTCGGATGCGTTCACTGAAGCATCTCATGATGAATGATATGTCCCTTCAGGATGTGTTGCTCACTGCATTTCTCCACAGCCCAAAGTTGTCCGTGGTTGAATTTCGTAACAACCAACTGCAGGTTATTCAGCCCCTGGAAGGGGTCGAGTCCTTGAGGACAATCAACCTGACGGGCAATCCAATCCAGTGCAACTGTTTCATGCGACCTTTCAGAGAGTGGATGGCCAACCGTACCAAGCTAAAAGCTGAGGTGCTGTGCCATGGCCCAGGTCGGTATGAAGGAGAGAGGTTGGATTCTCTGAGGCCTGTTGACCTGAGGTGTGACAGCAGACCCCTGgacaaggaggaggaggagttgaGCCTGGTGAACAAACCCGCCACAAATAATCAAAAGGGCCGTCCATGCCCAGACCACTGCGACTGCCAGCATGACCTGCAACATTCCAGCTGTGAGGGGAAGGGACTGCGCAAGATCCCAAAGGGCTTTCCCCCTGACTCTCACCTGCTGGACATGCGCTTCAACGATTTGCGCTTCATCCCCAGGGGCTCATTCTCAGGCATGAAGCAGCTGGTCTCTCTCCACTTGCAGAACTGCAACATTCACCACCTGAACACTGGTGCCTTCCGCGGTTTGAGGAACCTCATCTACCTGTACCTGTCCTCCAACGAGATCAACAGTCTCCAGCCAGAGATCTTTGAGGGGCTTCCTGAGCTGACCTATCTCTACCTGGACCACAACAGGTTGACATCAATACCTAAGGGTGCATTCAGGCTTCTGCCCAACCTATTTGCTCTCCATCTGGAGTACAATACCATCCCGCAATTGACAGACGATAACATGGAAGGTGCCGAGAAGCTCCGAAGGCTTCACCTGACTGGCAATAACCTCACCTATGTCTCCCCGACAGCTCTCCGCCCTTCAGGTCAGCTCCAGAAGCTGTTCCTGGACGAGAACAAACTGACCGAAGTTCCCACCGTTGCCCTGATGGGGATGTCCGCTTTGGATGAACTGAAACTCTCCAGAAATCCCATCAAACAGATTGAAAGTGGTGCTTTCCTTCCAGTGAAGGGGCTTCTCCAACATCTGTGGCTGAACAACCTGGGCTTGGAAAAG ATCTCGGATGGTGCCTTTGATGGAGTAGATGAGCAGATGCAGAGCCTCTACCTGGAGAATAACCAGCTGAGCTACATCCCCAGCCTGGAAAACTTCAGAAACCTGCACACCATTGACCTGTCCAACAATCCTTGGGATTGTGACTGcccactcctcccccttcgcaG GTGGCTCAAGAGTTCCAATCTGAAGGTCCGAGCTGTTTGTAGCCTCCCGAGAAATGTTACAGGG